In Hylaeus volcanicus isolate JK05 chromosome 9, UHH_iyHylVolc1.0_haploid, whole genome shotgun sequence, the following proteins share a genomic window:
- the LOC128881797 gene encoding importin-13 codes for MMDYTTVVEQAVKQFYAEGNNEVHSWLIRVQASPEAWTFVWDLLDPSKAWEVQFFAATTLHIKISKQWDEVPSNEYPALQERLLNIMKQPNTPKFVLSKLCQTLAVFVAKASAVENEDEDRNVDDKNVVDELMRMLPYDSLPMLELLLRTLSVLPIKSERRYEAKGAKLPKSLVYGWYKTTWLLQQVFSMCNPHSPDCDKALHLLAMECALSWLKVDQLPLDATAQIYPHLLVAAAYYAPSRGCPEEENSKGWDIVQQCLIMIVSHCELRNRPQTLWDWAQSLVTMARQYNRKYFCEILTAIGENHSREFLIALVKEGNETRKWTSENLIELLLQCSEQEGRYPTDETRSNIPFLFWYGLQDDAATLDQPYESCALQALKPIYARLAQALLRKSTLPLTPSEAGDAEERERFRCYRQDLSDTLDYCYRVLRQDLLVLLGQRLSQSLDGTEKWADVESTLHAFEALADSVGTEESHYIPALMDLILTHIPYDLYPGEVLACACSAMGAYAEWIGAHPDPWLERALRIVTLGLTRGSITAPLASMALKDLARECGQHLTPFAPSILNTIEQTLPNVTPGGGEGLRLMYAAGKLLNTLTTADEQLAHLDATLGLCIIKIRELLKQPLFVARSAVTKQLKMVSIFFSTLETSIGKAVLDGLLPIFNQIVGHPEWGQDNSTLEEMYICAKKSLPSLLHPEVDARPLLPILAGSYKTWPHPAALDLLKQLVLLFGRDPDNIIRPIFAELSSVTLSGVRACRSVRGNLSDWAELMEAYLGLLAQICKKNIRLLLQIPEQIPEMLQCGIDCLTLPETRTVKAAVSFLSHAIKQSPYLETFIQPIGQELVSVILQCVGGLVSRNNLEPHAEVLLSLNRTCTERMAQWVLVAFEMHSDAFPASQVQKANFTRMVLRERQNSRRMHEILCDFAAQNLSMTKI; via the exons ATGATGGATTATACAACCGTAGTCGAGCAAGCTGTCAAGCAGTTCTATGCAGAGGGAAACAACGAAGTGCACTCTTGGCTCATACGGGTTCAAGCCTCCCCAGAGGCTTGGACGTTCGTCTGGGACCTCCTCGATCCTTCCAAG GCATGGGAGGTCCAATTCTTCGCTGCTACGACATTGCACatcaaaatttccaaacaGTGGGACGAAGTGCCTAGTAATGAATACCCTGCTCTGCAGGAGCGCTTGCTCAATATCATGAAACAACCAAatacgcccaagtttgtcctttCCAAACTCTGTCAAACG TTAGCTGTATTCGTGGCGAAAGCCAGTGCTGTCGAGAACGAGGACGAAGATAGGAACGTCGACGATAAGAATGTAGTCGACGAACTCATGAGAATGTTACCCTACGACTCGCTCCCCATGTTGGAATTGTTACTACGTACGCTGTCCGTGTTACCAATAAAG TCTGAAAGGAGGTACGAAGCAAAAGGAGCAAAGTTACCTAAAAGTCTAGTTTATGGTTGGTACAAAACAACCTGGCTCCTTCAGCAAGTTTTCTCCATGTGCAACCCACACTCCCCAGACTGTGACAAGGCGTTACATCTCTTAGCAATGGAGTGCGCATTATCGTGGCTGAAGGTTGATCAACTTCCACTGGATGCAACTGCACAGATATATCCTCATTTACTCGTCGCTGCAGCTTATTACGCCCCAAGCAG AGGATGTCCCGAAGAGGAAAATTCCAAAGGTTGGGATATTGTCCAACAATGTTTGATTATGATAGTGTCTCATTGCGAACTTAGAAACAGGCCACAGACGTTGTGGGACTGGGCACAGAGCCTGGTGACCATGGCCAGACAGTACAACAGAAAGTACTTCTGCGAAATTCTCACTGCCATCGGAGAGAATCACAGCAGAGAGTTTCTGATCGCTTTAgtgaaagaaggaaacgaaacgCGGAAATGGACATCGGAGAATCTGATCGAGCTACTTTTGCAATGTTCAGAGCAAGAGGGACGGTACCCAACGGATGAAACACGCAGCAATATACCTTTTCTATTTTGGTACGGGTTACAAGACGACGCCGCCACCCTCGACCAACCTTACGAGAGCTGCGCCCTGCAGGCCCTAAAGCCCATTTACGCGAGACTAGCTCAAGCGTTGCTGCGCAAATCGACGCTTCCCTTGACTCCCAGCGAGGCGGGAGACGCGGAGGAGCGGGAGCGATTCAGGTGTTACAGACAGGATCTATCGGACACCTTGGATTACTGTTACAGGGTGTTACGACAGGATCTACTGGTACTTCTTGGGCAAAGATTGAGTCAGTCGCTGGATGGTACGGAGAAGTGGGCAGATGTGGAGTCAACGTTGCATGCCTTCGAAGCTCTGGCTGACAGTGTTGGCACAGAGGAGTCGCATTACATTCCTGCCCTGATGGATCTGATTCTCACTCATATTCCGTACGATCTCTATCCTGGAGAG GTCCTAGCATGCGCCTGTTCGGCGATGGGAGCGTACGCGGAGTGGATAGGAGCGCACCCCGATCCCTGGCTAGAAAGAGCCCTGCGAATCGTGACTCTGGGTCTGACCAGAGGCTCTATCACGGCTCCCCTCGCCAGCATGGCCCTGAAAGATCTGGCGAGGGAGTGCGGACAACACCTGACCCCTTTCGCGCCGTCTATCCTCAACACGATAGAGCAAACGCTTCCAAACGTTACACCGGGAGGCGGGGAAGGTCTGCGACTGATGTACGCCGCCGGGAAATTATTGAACACTCTGACCACCGCCGACGAGCAGCTAGCCCACCTCGACGCCACGTTAGGCTTGTgcataattaaaatacgagAGTTGTTAAAGCAACCGCTGTTCGTGGCGCGTAGCGCGGTGACAAAGCAATTGAAAATGGTCAGCATATTCTTTTCCACCCTGGAAACGTCCATTGGAAAGGCTGTGCTGGACGGGCTCCTGCCTATATTCAATCAGATCGTTGGCCACCCTGAGTGGGGCCAGGACAATTCCACGCTGGAAGAGATGTACATTTGCGCGAAGAAGTCGCTGCCTTCGTTGTTGCACCCCGAAGTGGACGCTCGACCTCTCCTCCCCATTCTGGCCGGCTCGTACAAGACCTGGCCCCATCCTGCCGCGTTGGATCTCCTCAAACAACTCGTCCTGCTGTTTGGCAGGGACCCTGACAACATCATAAGGCCAATTTTCGCGGAGCTCAGCTCGGTCACGCTGAGTGGCGTCAGAGCCTGCAGATCGGTGCGTGGTAATCTCTCCGATTGGGCGGAGTTGATGGAAGCCTACCTTGGCCTTCTCGCACAGATTTGCAAGAAGAACATCAGGTTGCTGCTGCAGATACCCGAGCAGATCCCAGAGATGCTGCAATGCG GGATCGATTGCTTAACGTTACCGGAAACCAGGACCGTTAAGGCAGCCGTGAGCTTCCTCAGTCACGCCATCAAACAGAGCCCATACTTGGAAACCTTCATCCAACCGATCGGCCAGGAACTCGTTTCCGTGATCTTGCAATGCGTTG GTGGACTGGTGTCGAGGAACAATTTAGAGCCCCACGCGGAGGTTTTGTTGTCGTTGAACAGAACGTGCACGGAACGGATGGCGCAGTGGGTTCTCGTCGCGTTCGAGATGCACTCGGACGCGTTCCCGGCCTCGCAAGTACAAAAGGCGAACTTTACACGCATGGTTCTGAGGGAACGACAGAACTCGAGGCGAATGCACGAGATCCTGTGCGACTTCGCCGCTCAAAATCTGTCTATGACGAAGATATAA